TAAATACCTATATACGACTAAAGAATTTATTACCGAAAAAGGACTAGAAAAATCCAATGCTTGGATAGTTCCAAAGGATTCGTTATTGTTAGCAATATATGGTTCCGTAGGATCTATTGCAATTAATAAAATATCTGTAGCAACAAATCAAGCAATTGTGGGCATAATACCCAAAAATAGTATAGTAAATACAGAATTCCTATATTATTGGTATTTATACTTTAAGCCCTATTGGTATAAATTCATTAAAAAAGGCACTCAGCCTAATCTCACGCTTGGAATAGTTTTAGATAGTCCAGTTCCTCTACCTCCATTAGAGGAACAAAAGAAGATAGTAGAAACACTTCAAAAAGCTAGCGAGATTCACTCAGTATTAAAGGATTATATTACACAAGCTAGGGATAATATAAATTCTCTAAGGAGAAAAATTATAGGTGAATTAGTAACCAAAGGTATAGGACACGAAGAATTCAATGAGACTGAGATCTGTGAGTTTCCTAAGGAATGGGAAGTAAAGAGATTAAGCGAAATAGCTGAGTTACAGAGAGGTTTAAGTTATAGCGGAAAGGAAAAGTCGTCGAAGGAGATCCCAGACGGTTACCTTTTCCTTACTCTAAACAGTATAAGGGAAGGTGGCGGATTAAAGGAGGACGGATGGACGTGGATCAAGAGCGATAGGTTAAAGGAAAGACACTTCGTGAGAGAGGGAGATATAGTAATAGCAAACACCGAACAATCTAAGGATGGCTCACTAATAGGTTCTCCCGCCATAGTTCATTTTCCAGAGTGGTATAAGAAAGAAAAGGCAGTATACTCTCACCATATATCTAAGTTAACATTAAAGATTAATAAAATAGATATCAATTTCCTATTCTATTATTTGTCTTTCGCACAACCATTAGCTAGAAAATATCATACTGGGACAGGTGTATGGGGACTCAATACAGATTCTTGGGCTAAGGATCTATCAGTTCCTATACCTCCTTTAGAGGAACAAAAGAAGATAGTAGAAACACTTCAGAAAGCAGATGAGCTGTATACCCAACTTAACGACTTTCTACAAAATATGGAAAATGAGGCAGACTCTCTGTTCAAATCAATTCTAAGATTTGCCGTAACGGGTAGACTAACGGAAAACTGGAGGAAACAGATAACCTTACTGAGATCGCTAGTTATACCCTACATAGTTTACCAGGCATCGAAGATCAAAGGGAGGCCAGTCTATATGACCGAACTTATGAAATACCTATTTCTCCTTCAAAAAGAGTACAACATTAACTTAGCCTATAACTTTGAGCCTTACAAATATGGTCCTTTCACACCACAAGTGTATAGGGATCTTGAGGACCTTAAGGATAAAGTGGAGGTTAAGGAAGTTAAGGACGATGTGGATAAGAGTTTAATTACATCAAAGGAGTTACCGCAGCTAGATCAGAACATTGCCAATGCAATAAACGACCTGTTAAACAGATTTGGTAATAAGAACCTTAAGGAGCTGTTGGCATATGTGTATAAGAAATATCCAGAATATACTGTAAGATCGGAATTAAATTTAGATGATTTTAAATAATCCTTTTATTATAACTTGAATCAATTTTTAACATGAGTATAAATTAGAAATAATTAAATTTAGATGAAATTTTACCCATTTTTATGTAAATGAAGTTAAATGAATAGGGAAATTTCTTATAATCTTGGGTTAAATTTACTTTTTGTCCTTAATTTCTCCCAATTTTGTGGTAAATTCTCCTTTCTATTCTTACTTTTTCTCCCATAATTGGGAGAAGAATTTTTCCAGGGTAGAAATAACAACAGATAACCGAAAGTATTAGAAAAGATTTAAATTCCAATTTTATGGAAATATTATATTATGAAAGTAGTATGCCCAATCTGCGGGCAAATAGGTTACTTAATCAGCGAGAAAAGAGGCAATTACAGATATAATTACGTAATTCATATTTACCAGGAAGACGGAAAAATAAAAAAGAAGAAACACTATGCAGGAAAAGATATAAATGAGTTAAGAAAAGAGATAGAAAAATTAATAGATAATAAGAACGTAAGGAAAATAATATCTTATGCTGGGGGAGATTACTATATAGCTGACGAACTCCTAAAAAGAATAAATGCTGCTTGCAGCGACAGATGTACTTTCGTTGAGGTTTTTGGTGGTAGCGGATATTTATCGCAATCTGTAGACCGTAAAAAGTTCACTAACATTATTTA
The genomic region above belongs to Saccharolobus caldissimus and contains:
- a CDS encoding restriction endonuclease subunit S: MSEYVETEISEFPKEWEVKRLKDIVIKAKMGGTPRRNISEYWNGNIPFVKIQDMTESGKYLYTTKEFITEKGLEKSNAWIVPKDSLLLAIYGSVGSIAINKISVATNQAIVGIIPKNSIVNTEFLYYWYLYFKPYWYKFIKKGTQPNLTLGIVLDSPVPLPPLEEQKKIVETLQKASEIHSVLKDYITQARDNINSLRRKIIGELVTKGIGHEEFNETEICEFPKEWEVKRLSEIAELQRGLSYSGKEKSSKEIPDGYLFLTLNSIREGGGLKEDGWTWIKSDRLKERHFVREGDIVIANTEQSKDGSLIGSPAIVHFPEWYKKEKAVYSHHISKLTLKINKIDINFLFYYLSFAQPLARKYHTGTGVWGLNTDSWAKDLSVPIPPLEEQKKIVETLQKADELYTQLNDFLQNMENEADSLFKSILRFAVTGRLTENWRKQITLLRSLVIPYIVYQASKIKGRPVYMTELMKYLFLLQKEYNINLAYNFEPYKYGPFTPQVYRDLEDLKDKVEVKEVKDDVDKSLITSKELPQLDQNIANAINDLLNRFGNKNLKELLAYVYKKYPEYTVRSELNLDDFK